The following nucleotide sequence is from Caldilineales bacterium.
TCCGGCGCGCCGATGATGCCCAGATACTTGATTCGTCCCGCCCCCCATCGTTTGAGCACATCCACCGTGGCCGTGGCCGAACCGCCCGTGGCCAGCATCGGGTCCAGCACCAGCACCACCTGCACGGTGGCGGCGGCGGGCAGCTTGTTGTAATACTCCACCGGCTTGAGCGTGCGCTCGTCGCGATACAGCCCGATATGCCAGACCTCTGCCTGCGGCATCAGCTCCCAGATCCCGTTCACCATCCCCAGTCCGGCGCGCAGGATGGGCACCAGGCCGATGCGTTCCTCCAGCTTGAAGCCATCGGCCTCGGCCAGCGGCGTCGGCACCTTCAGGGGCGAAAGGGCCAGGTCGGCGGTGGCTTCGTAGGCCAGGAGGATGGTGATCTCGCGGATAAGGTCGCGGAATTTGCGCGGTTCGGTGGTGTGGTTGCGGAGCAGCGTGACTTTGTGGCGGATGAGCGGGTGGGTCGAGACAACAATTTGGGACATGGAAAGCATCCTTTGGGCAGGTGGCAGAGGG
It contains:
- the upp gene encoding uracil phosphoribosyltransferase, with translation MSQIVVSTHPLIRHKVTLLRNHTTEPRKFRDLIREITILLAYEATADLALSPLKVPTPLAEADGFKLEERIGLVPILRAGLGMVNGIWELMPQAEVWHIGLYRDERTLKPVEYYNKLPAAATVQVVLVLDPMLATGGSATATVDVLKRWGAGRIKYLGIIGAPEGVKTLSEAHPDVEIYLAALDSHLTPEPQKPGDPPRGFIVPGLGDAGDRQFGTG